A portion of the Scleropages formosus chromosome 13, fSclFor1.1, whole genome shotgun sequence genome contains these proteins:
- the foxa gene encoding forkhead box A sequence, whose translation MMSAVKLEGGDDWTAFYHDEVYPRANGMAPTLSGFPPSSVPYMGSSHPATGIGGGGAGGLGAPVNQFGGLSAHAYGGDGERGAFAFEIAGGEPRVGFRRSFSHAKPPYSYISLICMAIQQSPAKKLTLSEIYQWIRQLFPYYRQNQQRWQNSIRHSLSFNDCFVRVPRSPDSPGKGSYWALHPDSGNMFENGCYMRRQKRFRCPRSTERKAARDERSAEGADAPTNLASSVSSSGGSPQGQPPAVISSPRSPKSPSSPLQFPAQQQTVSPSSSLLPPSSQQPLCLSPASLSQPPLSSLPPQSLALDPCARGEPLSQHPFSISQLMSEERGDMQSYDSSLGFSGYYSPASSHHHNPYSTTWEGAPFAGDSMYYSSMYSVPILSSS comes from the coding sequence GTGTATCCCAGGGCCAACGGCATGGCCCCCACCCTCAGCGGGTTCCCCCCCTCCAGCGTGCCTTACATGGGCTCTAGTCACCCAGCAACAGGCATTGGTGGAGGGGGCGCAGGGGGCTTGGGAGCTCCTGTGAATCAGTTCGGAGGCTTGTCAGCCCACGCCTACGGTGGGGACGGCGAAAGGGGTGCTTTTGCTTTCGAAATTGCCGGCGGCGAGCCCAGGGTGGGGTTCCGGAGGAGCTTCAGTCACGCCAAGCCGCCCTACTCGTACATCTCGCTCATCTGCATGGCCATCCAGCAGTCCCCGGCTAAGAAGCTGACTCTCAGCGAGATCTACCAGTGGATCCGCCAGCTCTTCCCCTACTACCGGCAGAACCAGCAGCGATGGCAGAACTCCATCCGCCACTCGCTGTCCTTCAATGACTGCTTTGTGCGCGTGCCCCGCTCCCCGGACTCTCCTGGCAAGGGCTCCTACTGGGCCCTGCACCCAGACTCGGGCAACATGTTCGAGAACGGATGCTACATGCGTCGGCAGAAGCGGTTCCGCTGCCCGCGGAGCACCGAACGCAAGGCAGCCCGGGACGAGAGAAGCGCCGAGGGCGCTGACGCTCCTACTAACCTCGCCTCCTCCGTGTCTTCTAGCGGCGGTTCACCCCAAGGCCAACCACCTGCCGTCATCTCGAGCCCCCGGTCACCCAAATCTCCTTCCTCTCCGCTCCAGTTTCCCGCGCAGCAGCAGACTGTTTCTCCATCCTCGTCTCTGCTTCCTCCCTCCAGCCAGCAGCCCCTCTGCCTTTCTCCCGCTAGCCTTTCTCAGCCCCCCCTCTCCTCACTCCCACCCCAGTCCCTGGCCCTGGACCCCTGCGCACGTGGTGAACCCCTCAGCCAGCACCCTTTCTCCATCTCCCAGCTCATGAGTGAGGAGAGAGGGGACATGCAGTCCTATGACTCCTCGCTGGGCTTTTCCGGATACTACAGCCCAGCCTCCTCCCATCACCACAACCCCTACTCCACCACCTGGGAAGGAGCACCCTTCGCTGGGGACTCCATGTACTACTCCAGCATGTACTCTGTGCCCATACTGAGCTCCTCCTGA
- the LOC108925385 gene encoding cilia- and flagella-associated protein 251-like translates to MERSLETRLHQRSSSSSECVHEMATMPPDQEQEDMTLTQDEAVEASAGLDIEEEDQESTGAEEEMQHSNQEEEDEEGGKGVKEEECKGLVEEERQEGEKERRWDVNKGETGGETEIGRREENEDSEVEITEEEVGTGEGEGSSGSGDPEHGESDGIPEQSECVEQEQEEVSDEEAGEKLPNLEQEGVQEKGDGVKVELEGDEDDEAQGSGHFEECNEEEGDAEGERKSMISLSESSDDDEGEDGEKGRDTMKESAKEQEAMEDDISMEEEEADEEEINEEEAEDSEKKDREGSGIAEDSAASNSGDKESKEESDSDDEIISSQLEYRKIEATNESWNLEGWNTKAKENMAKIEEEEEGEEDGEEHRMNNKKAKYERASIRNVMTNDEAGESADVQEDIEGLLAPRRSSPKPHVSDTVEEKATGRAPALKEVPSSHPACNAPREKKKISVKPKALWHDSESDSVEEPLARENPAAPSMDDQDDFDGFYD, encoded by the exons ATGGAACGCAGTCTGGAGACAAGACTACACCAAAGGAGCAGCTCATCCTCAGAATGCGTGCACGAAATGGCCACAATGCCACCTGACCAAGAGCAGGAGGACATGACTCTGACTCAGGATGAAGCTGTGGAGGCAAGTGCAGGGCTAGACATAGAGGAAGAAGATCAGGAAAGTACTGGAGCTGAAGAGGAGATGCAGCACAGCAAtcaggaggaagaagatgaggaaggtGGAAAGGGTGTTAAAGAAGAGGAGTGTAAGGGACTGGTGGAAGAAGAGAGGcaagaaggggaaaaggaaaggAGATGGGATGTAAACAAAGGGGAGACAGGTGGTGAAACAGAAATAGGTAGAAGAGAAGAGAATGAGGACAGTGAGGTGGAGATCACTGAAGAGGAAGTAGGAACAGGCGAGGGAGAGGGATCATCAGGTTCTGGAGACCCTGAGCATGGAGAAAGTGATGGGATACCAGAGCAGAGTGAATGTGTGGAACAGGAGCAAGAGGAGGTGTCTGATGAAGAGGCTGGAGAGAAGTTACCAAACTTGGAGCAAGAGGGAGTCCAGGAAAAAGGAGATGGAGTAAAGGTAGAGCTGGAgggtgatgaggatgatgaagcCCAAGGAAGTGGACATTTTGAGGAGTGCAACGAAGAAGAAGGAGATGCAGAAGGGGAAAGAAAGAGCATGATTAGTCTCAGTGAGagcagtgatgatgatgagggaGAGGATGGAGAGAAAGGAAGAGATACTATGAAGGAAAGCGCAAAGGAACAAGAGGCGATGGAGGATGATATCAGTATGGAAGAAGAAGAGGCAGATGAGGAAGAGATTAATGAAGAAGAGGCAGAAGACAGCgaaaagaaagacagagagggAAGTGGAATAGCTGAAGACTCTGCAGCTTCAAACAGCGGCGATAAGGAGAGTAAGGAAGAATCAGACTCGGACGATGAAATAATCAGCTCGCAGCTGGAATACAG GAAAATTGAAGCAACCAATGAAAGCTGGAATCTGGAAGGCTGGAATACTAAAGCTAAAGAAAATATGGCAAAgattgaggaggaggaagagggggaagAAGATGGGGAAGAACACAGGATGAACAACAAGAAGGCCAAATATGAGAGAGCTTCCATTCGAAATGTCATGACTAACGATGAGGCGGGCGAGTCGGCTGATGTTCAGGAAGACATTGAAGGTCTTCTAGCTCCACGTAGAAGTTCTCCAAAACCTCA tgtttcagacaCTGTGGAGGAGAAGGCAACAGGAAGAGCCCCAGCTCTGAAAGAGGTACCCAGCAGCCACCCTGCGTGTAATGCACCCAG ggagaaaaaaaaaatcagcgtgAAACCTAAAG CTTTGTGGCACGACTCGGAGAGCGACTCGGTAGAGGAGCCGCTGGCTCGCGAGAACCCGGCCGCACCGTCGATGGATGACCAGGACGACTTTGATGGCTTCTATGATTAA